The Bdellovibrio sp. NC01 genome includes the window TTGGCTCCTACGCCCACTTCCATCTCTTGATTTTCAGGAGCGAAGATTTGCGCGCGCTCAGACGCTTTTTTAACGCCGCGAACACGTTTCGTGACAGTGACATCCATGAAAATGCCTTCTTTGCGATTTACTTGGGATTTTTTCGCGAACACTTCAACCAATGTTTCGCTTTGACCGTCGTCAGAGAATTCGCTGATGAAAGTCTTTTTGCCCGATTTCGCAACAGTATTGATGGCAAGCGGAGCTTGGCCTTTCAAACCGACACGCATATTAACTTGATATGAAGGAACCGCTGCAAAACTTTGCGCGGAAAATAGGAATGCTGTAGCTACAACGCTGAAGAAACTCTTTTTCATTTTGTCACATCCTTGTGAACTTATATAAAGGATGGCTGAAAAATATTTCCGCTTCAACTACATTTGTTCTATTTCGTAAAAATATTTTTTAAGCGATTCCGGCCAATGCTGCAGGACCGTGCTCACGAAGTAGTTCTTCGCGCAGGCCTTTGTTATCTTGGAATGACAGTTTCGGATCTTTTTTCAGAACCTCGAAAGCCGCTTCACGCGCTTGTTGCAAGATCGCCATGTCGCGAACCAAGTTTGCAAGCTTGAATCCCGCTAAACCGGATTGACGCGTGCCCATGAATTCTCCGGGCCCACGCATTTCAAGATCGAATTCGGCAATCTTAAATCCATCCGAAGTTTTTTCCATCATTTCGGTGCGCTGCTTACCTTCTTCTGACACAGCATAACCCATGATCAGAATACAGAAGCTCTTGTGTTCACCCCGTCCGACACGGCCACGCAACTGATGAAGCTGCGAAAGCCCAAAGCGTTCGGCGTGTTCGATAATCATGATATTGGCGTTTGGCACGTCGACGCCGACTTCGATCACCGTTGTAGAAACCAAAACTTGGATTTCATGGCGACGGAATTGATTCATGACTTCGTCTTTTTCAGCAGGTTTCATTTTCCCGTGCAACAATCCGAACTTAACCTGTGGGAATTGCTGCTGGAGTTTTTCAAACTCGCTGACGGCATTCTTTAAATCGATCTTTTCGCTTTCTTCCACCAACGGATAAACGAAATAAGCCTGACGACCCTTTTGCAATTGTTCCAGCATAAACTGCAAAGCTTGAGGTCTTTTGCTATCGAAAATCGCGCGCGTTTGAATTGGACTTCTGCCAGGTGGCATTTCATCGATGATCGAAACATCCAAATCACCATAAACAGTCATCGCCAATGTTCGTGGAATCGGTGTTGCTGTCATAATCAAAAAATGCGGCGACTTGCCTTTGTTTTTTAAAACGCCACGTTGTTCAACACCGAAACGATGTTGTTCATCGATGATGGCTAAACCAAGATTTGAAAAAACCACTTCGTCTTCAATCAAAGCGTGAGTACCGATGATCAAATCGATTTCGCCTGATTGCAGTTCGAATAACAACTCTTTGCGTTCCGAAGCTTTGGTTTTACCGACCAACAAACCAAGTCGTACACCTAATGGCGCCAAAACTTTCTGCGCGTTTTTAAAATGCTGTTCCGCTAAAATTTCTGTCGGCGCCATCAAACACGATTGGAAACCGCTTTCCATCGCATAAAGTGCCGCCATGAAACTAACCAGCGTTTTACCACTTCCCACATCACCTTGAACCAGACGATGCATCGGATGACCTTTTTCAAGATCCGCTTTGATTTGGGCGAAAACTTTTTTCTGCGCGCCCGTTAACTGATAAGGCAAAGATTTTTCTAAGGCCGCTAATTTGTGACCGGCATTTTCAATTTTCGGGGCACCCTCTTTTTGAAAGCCCGCCTTACGAGATGCTAACCACAACTCAAGCCAGAAGAATTCTTCAAAAATAATACGACGTTGAGCAGCCGTTTTAAATTCCGCATATTCAGCGGCTTTAGCTGGGTCGGGAAAATGCATTTCCTTTAGAGCATCTTTGCGTGATTTTAATTCGTATTTTTGCAGCAACCATTTCGGCAGGGCTTCTTCAGGCCACTCTTCTATTTGGGCAAAAGCTGAACGGACAAGCTTTTGAATTTTCGCTGTCGCAAGTCCTTCGATCTCTGTGTACAGCGGAATCAAAGCATCTTGAGTTTCTTCATCGGGTTCAATGTCGCGAATATCAGGATGATGAAACTCGATGCGCCCACGATACTCTGTCACTTTGCCGACAACACGCACTTCCGTGAAGGGTTTGAAGCGCTCAAAATAACCTTTGTAAGGAACGCGGAAGTATTTGCAGTGAATTTGTCCGGAAGCATCTTTCACAACGACGTCGTACATTTTGCGTGTCGAACGTCCCATATTGATACTGTGAACTGCGACGACTGTCGCTTTGATGCTGACAATATCGTCCGGTTTGAGACTCGCAATGTTGCGAGCCGCCCTTTGATCTTCATAGGCACGCGGATAGAACTCAAAGAGATCTCTTAAGGTTTTTAAACCTTTGCGATTGAAGAGGTCGCCCAGTTTGGGACCGACTCCTTTTAGGTACATTATCTGCGTATCTAGACGAAGGGCCATACTTGGTCAGTATTGC containing:
- the recG gene encoding ATP-dependent DNA helicase RecG, which codes for MALRLDTQIMYLKGVGPKLGDLFNRKGLKTLRDLFEFYPRAYEDQRAARNIASLKPDDIVSIKATVVAVHSINMGRSTRKMYDVVVKDASGQIHCKYFRVPYKGYFERFKPFTEVRVVGKVTEYRGRIEFHHPDIRDIEPDEETQDALIPLYTEIEGLATAKIQKLVRSAFAQIEEWPEEALPKWLLQKYELKSRKDALKEMHFPDPAKAAEYAEFKTAAQRRIIFEEFFWLELWLASRKAGFQKEGAPKIENAGHKLAALEKSLPYQLTGAQKKVFAQIKADLEKGHPMHRLVQGDVGSGKTLVSFMAALYAMESGFQSCLMAPTEILAEQHFKNAQKVLAPLGVRLGLLVGKTKASERKELLFELQSGEIDLIIGTHALIEDEVVFSNLGLAIIDEQHRFGVEQRGVLKNKGKSPHFLIMTATPIPRTLAMTVYGDLDVSIIDEMPPGRSPIQTRAIFDSKRPQALQFMLEQLQKGRQAYFVYPLVEESEKIDLKNAVSEFEKLQQQFPQVKFGLLHGKMKPAEKDEVMNQFRRHEIQVLVSTTVIEVGVDVPNANIMIIEHAERFGLSQLHQLRGRVGRGEHKSFCILIMGYAVSEEGKQRTEMMEKTSDGFKIAEFDLEMRGPGEFMGTRQSGLAGFKLANLVRDMAILQQAREAAFEVLKKDPKLSFQDNKGLREELLREHGPAALAGIA